agtgctcagggcctacCCAGAGGCCACCAGACCCTTCAGAAACTCGGAGAGGCTTTTCATTGTACCATTCGGTaaatacaggggcaaagaagcttccatcagaactctggcatcttgggtTGTAAAATTAATCCAGAAGGCCTACAGGGTGAAGAATATGGATCCTCCATCccgagtgaatgctcattctacaagggcagtctcaacttcctgggcagcaagggctaatgTTTTCATTGGAGATGGTGTGCAGGGCTGCCACCTGGTTTTCTCGCAATACTTTCCACAGACACTACCATATTGATCCAGGAGCTCTCCGACTTAAGTTCGGAAGGAGAgcagttcaggctgcaatgtccctttctaattaaacattttttgttaagcattatcccacccgtgtcagttatttatcaccagtatgctgccatggaggcaccaggaaaacggaaaattgtatcatacttactgtaactttcctttcctgttgcctatctatggcagcatacgctcccaccctcggtattctatattaCAGAGAATGTTGggagggactatgcctttaatttatgctattcactagttctgagggaggagtcgaggcggagctctatcaccagtatgctgccatggataggcaccaggatgGGAAAATTACGGTAGGTATGATTCAAGTTTACGTTTTCTAGAGTCCCTATAAACCCTGTTGACCCAGAAAGTGATTTGTCATGACCCACAAGAAGAGAAAACCAGGGTTCTACTCGTATATATTCACAAGGAAGAGGCCATCGGGCAAGCTAAGGCTGACACTGAACCTCAAGCTGCTCAACAGAAGAATAAGCTAAAAGATTCAGGATGGAGTCCATCTATTCAGTCAGGAATATCCTACCAGCAGTGGTATTCATGGCCACAATAGACTTACAAGACACATGTGCCCATAAAGAAAAGTCATTAAAGAGTTTGCGATCCAGGGACCGGCGACCACCCTGCATCTGCAGTACACATCTTTGCCTTTCGACATCTCTTCAGCGCCCAGGATCTTTTCAAAGATTATGGCAGAAGCTTTAAAAGGCATAGACATGATAGCATAGCCAGATCTACTGTTCTTTGCGGATTTAGCGGAAATCCTAGAAAACAATCTTGGCACAAACATGTCCTATCTACAAAACCTGAGGTTGATAGTAAATACAGACAAAACGCAACTGACCCCAAGCCAGAGGGTAGTATACTTTAGGTTATGTAACCAAAGTAAACATCACGGAGGCTATAACCTCTCTGGTGAGGACCAAATTTATCACTATTAGGTGGGGAAGGGCAGTGCTAGGAATGATGACATCTTCaatcccagccatcacctgggcacagatcCATATGAGGCCTCTACAGAATTACATTCTGACCCAGTGGGATGGCGACCCATCATCCCCAGAGACATCCGTTCCTGTCCTGCGGTTGGTCAAACAATCTCTTCAGTGGTGGCTCAATCCGCACTACTACACCGAGGGGCGCAGATGAACTTGAGCCAACCCTGTCAGGATCACCACAGACGCCCAGTACCCCAGGGTGTACACAGGAAAAATGGAACTTCAGATGGTCTCAAGCCTCATCAAACATGAGGGGGAGTTGAAAGCCATAGAGGAAGCACTGAGAGCACTCCAACCCAGCTATTTAGGGCAGAGgattcagtcagacaatgccacgacTGTGCAATACCTGAACGGGCAAGGAGGGACAAAATCCCAACGGTTGATGAGCCTGACAGAAGCGATTCTGTCATGGGCTGAGATAAATATCAGATCGATCTTGGGCATCCCCCTGAAAGGGACAGACAATACACTGGCAGATTTTCTAGGTTGAAAGACCATAACAGAGAGTGCAACCTTCTTCTGGATCACGCCAACATGGGGAGTGCCGAGGTTGATCTGTTTGCCTCAAAGGTAAGCACAAAACTGCCAAAGTTCTTCTCGCTGGATCCCACAGATGGCAACATTGGAGTGGACGCATTCAGTCAAAACTGGAGTTACCAGTTGTGTTGTGCATTTCCGACCGCTCTAATACCGAAGGTGAtctaaaaaagggaagaaaaggcaGCGGTGATACCCCAGAGAGCGTGGTTTAGTCACTTGAAGAAGCTGTCTCCAGCCACACCTGATACTGCCAGACCTaccagacctcctatcacaagggCCAGTCAACCACCCAAATCACAAACTTGTGAGGCTTTCGGCTTAGTTACTGAGAGGGTGAGGCTGCAGAAGAAAGGACGGTTGGCCAGTGATCAACACCATTCTAGCCATTTATGAGAAAGTAAGAAGGAAGTTTTGTCTCCTGGTATGGGAACAAACAGGATTCCGACAGAGAAATCATCCAGGCGATTCTGGATTTCCTGCAGTAGGGAGCAGACAAGAACATCTCTCAGAGCACGCtgaaggtacaagtggcagcactctCCTCATTCCTGGACGCCAAATTAGCAGAGGACCCACTCCATAAAGATATATTCCTGATCTCGTTAAACAGAGTCAAACACTCAGTCAGCACAACTCTGACATGGGGCCTCTCCATGGTGCTTAGAGGATTTCTCTTTCCTCCATTTGAACCACTGGAGGAGAGCTCCTTCGTCAGACCCTGGGTCTGAgtaaggagccgcacatgctcagaaacgtgttACCGCCCCCTTCTCTCCACTGACACAATCAGCCACTTGTGTCCTGCACTGAATACatgggcttccctgctgcctcctctctccaacaCGTATGAGaatgctttacagctgctggacggctctacactgctctctgccaccatgctgaggatggacacatgccacagatgaggactcctgattttatcatgtctttttaacactcaacaatcttgtaagtgcttttaaccctttgtgcactttattaaattttgcatattgcacttagaggcacctttcttttccttttttatatcttcagagttgcttctcttCTAACCAAAGTGCTggcagaagtgccatctcatcactatcatccctctaaccagctatccacctccaccagagcgcccttatctcctctctgttttaagtgtccgatttattaaaagttagcagctggagtatttgtagctgctaactttttttttttttttttttttttgtgccttagtattaaagcagaactctgctttaataatactgaggcacacaggtaagaatAACCAATTTATAATGGTCGACTATtgtttcctgttgcaggaaggaggagcctatctcttggATGCTGCCCTGGAGGACTTCTTAGAAAAAGTTACCAGGCACCTAACTCTGTTTGTTTTTGTGCACATTCCGGAAACACATGCATGTTAAACGCAGCTAGCCAAAATACGTTTTAAAAGAAGCACCAAAATACATGTTAAACTGCCAAAATGCATATTTAAAAATCTGCACCAAAATGCGCTTtgaaaaactgccaaaatgtgcATTACAAAAGCACCAAAATACGCATTTCAAGAATTGCtccacaatgtgttttttttttttttttttttttttttttaagctgcaacAAAATGCACATTATAAAACATGCCAAAATACATGTTGATAAAGGCACCCTTTCTTTGTgcttatttttttcatgtaattgtGTGtaacttattttattattatttattttttcactttttaaaccAGGCTATATCTGtaatattaatatatttaatatattatattctattctcaAATATCTCCTGGGATCACAGGCACCCTTCTCCTCAGCTGTTCTCGGAGGAAAAACCTCTTTCTTCTGAGAACTGAAGTACTCTGCTTCGCTTCCCTTTTcctatattattttcttttatttattttaagggTAAATTTTATTCAGGTTTCAAATAAAGAAAGTTACAAGATCCAATATATGTCTGTTACAAAGAAAAACCgtcagaagaaaaaaatataactgTTCACATACAGATTACATAGAAGTAGATTTTATGCAACGTTACAAATACTACAAGCAGCCTGTTTAAACCATTACACGTGATTACTCTGCttccttaggctgctttcacactgagccacccgtccgttagcgctaaagcgccgctcatttttgcggtgctttagtggGGTGGGTTtttacccccaaaaaaaggggTTCAAATCCAGTTTTTCAGTGCCTTCAAATTGCTTTTAAtgcactttggaagtgctgcccattcattgcaatggtcagggcgttttgggagccctaaatacagcgctcccaacccaccccaaagatgctgcttgcaggacttttcataacgtcccacaagctcactgccccagtgtgaaaagggacaCTGCattgaatgggaggcggttttcaggcgctttgcagaggATATTTCTATCACTAAAGCGCCTGCAAACCgttccaatgtgaaaggggtcttaaacggGCTGTCAGAGGAGATGGTTTTTCCTCTGAGAACTGCCAAGAATGGAGTTGAGGTAACTTGCCTCCATTTCATAAACCTACACTATAATTGATTTTAGAATGAGAAGACTGGTTCACTCTGCAAGGTTTATATTGTTCTCAAGAAACTGTTAGAGCAAAGATATAATGCAGTGGCCTATGTTAAAGAGgtataaacattataaatgcctcccccccccccccttttttattagtgatcacataccctctgttctgaACTGAATAATAGCagcaggaggagaagcaacagcacactgagcttcccagtgaatggctgtacaggggggcatgtcagggcaactctgatcaatggaggagagcaggctgcgttcccaccacagctagagaactgaccaccgtGTGTTCTCctgcctaatgtggtcagtttttaattggaaaccagagggactggtaggaacaccagggatttcacataaaggaagcaatacaaagagaacttaATACTTTTTCatttaagtacatggtacagcaggcacatatcaggaatgtgaaatgttgggtGTACCTACCTACTGTAATCTTTTCACCTTTGTCATTATGAGTAGGTGCGCATTCACACATTTTCCCCTTAATATGGTTGTCTCTGTCTCCCAAATCTTGTATTGCTGCTTTCAATTGCGATCACTAAATGAAAATCATTGTAAAGATAAGTATATCTGGTGTGGACTAAGCCTAAATAgaacatagaatagaaaatagaactGGAAACGAACAGGTAAAAACATCAGCAATTGTTGATAAAGGAAAATCTGCTTTCCCGCTGGAGCAAATTTGACCATGCCTTAttagtgtgtgtgtggtgtgtttttgttttgttttttccattttactttttaccctcctctggatcaactgagtatAGGATTCTGATAATAAATACATTgtaattgtatgtatgtatgtatgtgtgtgtgtgtgtgtgtgtgtgtgtgtgtatatatatatatatatatatatatatatatatatatatatatatatatatatatatatatatatatatatatatatatatatatatatatatatatatatatttgtaaatttttttttttttttccctattggtTGAACAATTTGGGACTGTGGGGTTCCACTGTGTATCGGTATCATTTTACAGGTAAATATAATTTCGTTTTACTCTTCAGGTAGCAGAAACATGTCAACTGGCTATACGCAGGATAGAGTGGCTTCAAGACCATCCTGATAGCTCTGACGATAATCCTTACCTTTCAGTAGACCCTGCGCCCCCCTCTACAGAAAGAGATATTGCTTCTCTACGTGATGCACTTTTGAATGACACATTGCCACTCTTTGAACGGTATCGTGCAATGTTTGCACTTCGCAATATTGGTGGCCAGGAGGCAGTCCTGGCTTTGGCAGATGGTAAGTCTTACATACAAAAAGTGTGTTGTTCTacttagggctgaaacaactaatcgattatgaaattaatcaattactattttcataatcgattaatcggccagtaacataatggggttaaaactaaaagtagccctttatagtacaaaaagagcaaatcgctactgtaaatattacttttccTTGTTGCACAGTAAAAAGACAAAGCCCTTACAGTAGCgatgatttgctctttttgtactatgaagggcttttttttttttttttttttttttttttttactccattatgttactaaatgtcttaggcctggttcccacctaatgtgtgtttgttttttggtgctttttgcagaaggGCACCacagttcacatctatgcttttttcagctgctgcgtatttgaaaaaggtccttgaccctttccaacgcaaaactgtgcttttttttttttttttttggttcaatatacttccatAGAGAAGCTACAGAAAAACAagtagtgcgtttttgcagcaatttgtgttttttttaatctgcccaacaacaaatttgccaAAAGGCATAAAAAAGCAAaaccgcaaatcgcagcaaaattgcatgCACAAAAATCAACATgcgcagcaaaaagcactgcataaactgatcaaaagcaaactgcataagtgtgtaccgagccttatgctggccacacgaatcaattttcagacgagaatattcatgcaaaaaatctttgtacattcgctgaatgaaagaatgtttgaaattttcacttgcttttaacattctgttttaaaatgaatgtaatttctgaacaaaaaccatacactgtctgaaaattcctttgaccaagaagttttctgttTCTAAatttttcccgtcactgtggttgaaaacaaatgtcgatttgaccccactaatgattagaaaatcgaaccaAGTTCCTAAaatgagtctgatgatatttaccagattcaacctcctaatagtatatacagtatatctcttctgtctgttattctcagagtggatcaaagattttactccctaaactatatagttggttatttatatttacccctgcgtatagagatatttaggaataaattgcctttttttaaactttacatattaactaaattatgcaccaCCCTTTTTTCAAGgttattaatcaaaacaataattgaccaactaatcaattatgaaaataatcattagtttcAGCCCTAGTTATATTCTCCATTACAGCTCAGACAGATTGCTGCCTTAAAGGAAGAGGACAAATTTGCAAAGTTCATCCCACTGTCAAATTcccattatgctgcgtacacacggccagacttgccAACTGGCTAAACTccttcggcatttccgacagaaatatttagaacatgttctatatctgagtccgtcggaaatgccgacagaaaaaagtccgatggggcgttCACACGGctggaatgtccgaccgaaagcttccatcggattttttctgtcgggaagtccggccatgtgtacgcggcattactttcctTTTCGACTCCCATAGTAAGGACAGAGTTGTGGCTGCCTTTTTCCCCTATAGTTTCTTGGTTGGGTGCATGGAGGGGTGGCTATGGTCTTACTAGATATTTAGTGTTCTGCAATGTGGGTTTGTTCTATTGACAGCAGTCCGCTTTATAGAGCGTGCAAGTTTACAGTGGTGTGAAGTTACACATTCTTTACGTGTACAACTGAACTGAACCCTGTATTCTCCTTTACCCTCTTAGCTGAGGGGAATGTTCATGTTTGTACCCTGATCTTGCATCATCAAATAATTaggcagtagtttttttattttttggaatagaCTTTGTAACGCTTGCTACTTCCTTCCTGTTGTCCCACTCGCCTCTAGTTTTTTGCAAGGCATATTTGCCCAAACTCCCTTTAGCTATCAGCCCAAACTCCCTTTAGCTACATTCTTAACTAATTTTGAGTTACAATCAAGCTTGCACTCGAAACTATGTAGTTGAAGAAagattgttgtgtgtgtgtgtgtgtgtgtgtttgtttgtttttttgttttttttttgtttttttttgttttttttttgtttttatagagaTTGCTTATGTTTATTGCgacactaaggctgcattcacacctgagcgtatcgttttctGGCATTTTTccagcgtttttgtacaggcgttttgagGTCCAAAGGTCACTAATGTAAAaagtaaaatgcctgtaatctgcctaaaaagaagcttgtacttatttgagcttcaggtgttttgcttcaagAGAcggaatgctcagatgtgaacaggagaTTTTGCTTGTTTGGCGTTTTgaaacttttgagatgagcgttttacgagctgaaaacgctcaggtgtaaatgcagccctAATACTTCCACAACTGATGTTTTAATATATTTCATATATTCACTAGTGTATTAAAATACTAAGCAACcataacattttattttaattttgtttgcTTACACTCCTGTGAGCTCCTGTTTTTGTTTAGCTGATTTTACACAGATGTTGAATATACACATTcatatttattttagattttatacaaattaaaaaattatgtaaaaattaGGTTCTTAGCCTGTACGTTGCAAGACCAAAACTTACTGAAGTTTTCTTTCTTTATCATGGGTGGAATATTGAGTGACTTGGTCTTTATTTTATTTCCTCCTGTTTAGGCTTAAAGTGTGGTAGCTCTCTGTTCCGCCATGAGATCGGATATGTTTTGGGTCAAATGCAGCATGAAGCTGCAGTTCCAGGGCTTGCAGCAGCCTTGAATCTGATGGAAGAGAATCCTATGGTGCGCCATGAGTGTGCTGAAGCTTTGGGCTCCATTGCGCGAGAAGACTGTTTAAAAGCACTTAGGGAGCACAGAGATGATGTGGAGCAAGtggtgagagagagctgtgagGTGGCTTTAGATATGTTCAACTATGAGAACAGCGGAGACTTTCAGTATGCATACAGTGTAAACCAAATCCAGGAGTTGACTTAagtaatttaaactttttttttttttttttttcttaagggtgCAATGCTGCTTTGTTTGTGTCATATTCAATTTCATGAAATCTCAGAGCTTGtatgtccatggaaaaggaatacTGGCAGGATACAGAAAATGGAAGAGgttccccaggggttttttttttagcagcgaaAACTTTGAGGAAAATTAATGAAAAATCTTTTATTCAGGCAACAAATGAATTCAGTTATACAGTAGATTTAAAATATAAATTGTGGTTGGTGACACAAACATCAACTGGCAGGATACTACATTTCATAGAGGTATAGCAAACATGAATTCCCGGCCTACCGTTTGATTTTACCATAGTCCTATGCATATATGATTTCTGTGTTGcatttttaaaatttgtattttctttcttttctattgaAGGACAAATAATTCAGACATTTGAGTTATATTGCTGCTtactggaggatttggacaaaaaaataaatttgtggCCAGCCTGGTATTACCTCTCCTACTCCCAGCTTGCCTGGTGTACTAGGATGaactagcaatttttttttcttttttttttttttttttttcaaaacaagatTTCAGTACAAATCCATTGAG
This window of the Aquarana catesbeiana isolate 2022-GZ linkage group LG01, ASM4218655v1, whole genome shotgun sequence genome carries:
- the DOHH gene encoding deoxyhypusine hydroxylase, which gives rise to MAPSKADIDSVGRVLVDTSRPLPVRFRALFTLRNIGGLNAVEWIGRGFSDQSALLKHELAYCLGQMRDRSALPVLCSVLRDRSQEPMVRHEAGEALGAIGDPEMLELLKEYSEDPVVEVAETCQLAIRRIEWLQDHPDSSDDNPYLSVDPAPPSTERDIASLRDALLNDTLPLFERYRAMFALRNIGGQEAVLALADGLKCGSSLFRHEIGYVLGQMQHEAAVPGLAAALNLMEENPMVRHECAEALGSIAREDCLKALREHRDDVEQVVRESCEVALDMFNYENSGDFQYAYSVNQIQELT